The window TAAACAAACTCCaaaaatttaacttaattatatttgtaaatgAAGATAGTTTCTAGAAtactgttttacttttaaaacaaggACATTTTATAGGCAATTAGGAAAAAATTGATTACTATGGAATAATTAGTAATAATGGGCTGATTTTACCATTATATACCTGTACATATAATTTGAATCAAAGGGAAAATAATTGGCTTCGCATACTTTTCCTATCTAGAATTCCTTCAAGAAATTTTCTGTTTAATGTCTAAAGAATATATTGGAAGATccttaaagaaaatggaagaaataaatcTGATTTTTACAATTCCATAATTATCATGAAGAcagcttttctaaaatttttcaggGCAGGTTTTCTCTGAGTATTAGTGGCTCTTTCATGTGAAGTGGTCATAAAACTGTGACATTCCATCTTGTTCAGTTTCATGTGTAGTCAGCTGGATGCAGGAATAAGGAAATGATTTAGGACTAACCACTGGGATTAGAAAGGCAATCTAGAACTAATTTCTCATTCTGACTATTTAGATTTCTTTTGAATAATATCTGACTACAAATAGTCCAGGTTAATTTCAGGGACATGTACTGTCAGTTTTATTGGACAAGTCATGTACCGATATCTTTTGcttgaaaagtattttattttttctgtgcacCAAAGAGACCAAAGTAAgaggtattttattattcatgaatCTTATGTTTGTATCTCTCTATTTGTGTTTTTACATCTATAAatctatatgcatatatttatttctacctatataaaagtattaaaatgtcaacaattGTCCAGAGATAAAGAACCCAGATCTTCATATAGTTGTTAGGTTAGATTAACGCAATAACCAAACACATGTACTATAACATGTGATTGGGGGGGGGAGGCTTTTTCTTCCACTGTAAAACAGAGGGTTCCAATGAAATAAACTCTAATATTCCTTTGGGACCAAAGTTTTAATAAATTCATACAGGTATCATCATTCAAAACACTTGTTGGTATTCTATTTCATGGTTCATATGGTATACAATTAACAAGGAAAGTATTTCATTGCTATAGCCCTTTTCACAGCttcttttacctccttgtttCTTAGGCTATAAATCAGTGGGTTTAACATAGGAATCACAAGGGTATAAAGCACAGATACCACCTTTTCTTGTTCTAAGGAATATTGGGAGCTCGGTTGAATATAACTAAAGCTAATGGAGCCATAGAATAAAGTCACAGCTGTGAGATGGGAAGCACATGTGGAGAAGGCTTTGCGTCTGCCTGCTGCTGAGCGGATCTTCAGGATAGCAGCGACAATGAAGACATAGGAGATCATCACAGTCAAGAACGTGATGATGGCGATAACGCCAGAGAAGATTAAAAGCAACAATTCATTCATGGATGTGTCAGAGCATGACAGCTTCAACAGTGGGGGAAGGTCGCAGAAGAAGTGACTGATGACATTGGGCCCGCAGAAAGACAGTTTCATCAAGCCAATTGTGTGTGTCAGTGAGTTGATTAAACCTCCTATGCATGATCCAATGACCAGGGCAACACACACTGTTTTAGTCATAGCCACTGTATAAAGCAAAGGGTTCACAATGGCCATGTAGCGGTCATACGCCATTACCGCCAGCAAGAAGCCCTCAGTGGTAAGAAgtgatacaaataaaaaatattgcactaTGCATGCAGGAAATGAGATTGTTTCCTGTTCCACAAAGAAGTTCAGCAGCATTTTGGGTGCAAAGACTGAAGAATAGCAGGCATCCACAAATGACAGGCAGCTAAGGAAATGATACATGGGTGTTTGGAGTTTGGGAGTTACTTGGATTAGAAAGAGCATTCCTAAATTGCCCACCAAAGAAATTATATAGATGAGCAGAAACAACATGAAGAGGAACACTTTCAGCTCAGCACGCTCTGTTAGCCCCACAAGGATGAATTCAGTAAGCAATGTAAAATTAACATCAGCCATGTGTTTGATTTTCTTGGGACCTGTTAATGATAAGAAGACTCAAATCAGTTGAGAAGAATCTTTCTGCACTATCCAGACTACTTAAAATCCCTAACTAGCTGTGTGGCTTGTATTATTGGTTTTTCTgctttggtcattttatttataaattagaaatttttaaCTAGAAAGTCTCTTGTCTTTTCAGTACTATTTGTTCCATAAGGAAATTTCAtgctgaaaatgaaaacactagcaTTTTAGACTCAGGATGCATTCAAAATGCTGGTCTTAgagtgaaggggaaaaaaaattgagtgaatttcattctaaaatatgcaaagaaatcCAGTTGATAAAGCTTAATAATCAAAGTTGAAAATTTAACCTATGGTACCATGAAACTCATAAACCTCTCATTTTGGACTTCATAGTAGCTATGTCAAAGTGTAAGAATAAACTGCACTGTGGCATTTGAAACAAGAGAGTCCACCTAGGCCTTTGTGTCTTGTTGGCacttcacattattttttaacttggaTGTGATTATATTTTAACATCCACAGTCTCTGGAACCATCCTTAGAAAACAGCCAGAGGCACTGGCTTCAGAGAAGGATGCCCACTGGGAatggggctgggagagagggcTCTCTCACTGAGGTGAGATGTGAAACACAGTGAACAACAGTTTATAATTGGGCTGTGCCAACAAATAGAAATATCTTCCTCAGAAAACTCAGGAAATAGAATCTTTACTTTTTCTGAGAAAAAGCAGAGCAAACCTAAGataaaacaaactataaaacACACAGACATTATTCACAAACGTTTTTTATGTTGTGACACATTACTTAGAATATTTAGTGTCTTTTCCACTTAATGCATTTTTGTTGATCACTACTACATTTTATACGAAaaacttaattatatttttttatttatataaaatataagaatagtatTTTAAACAGTTCACAATACTGTATCTTTACATCCAAAGTGTAAACGATGCTGTTTTGGTGgcctcattctttcatttatgagACAGAGACACTATTTCTTAGAACAGTAGGTAAAACTCAGAATCAGTGTTGCCAGATTATggcaataataagaaaaaaaataactctgtTAGATCTAGTTACTGAGAGGGGGGTAATACCTATGGAAATATGTAGTTATGATGGGTTACAATTAATCCTTTAGGCAAGAATACTTAAAAGTGAATTAAATCATTGATTTTTATTGTTCCATTAGGAGCTAGCTGCATAACAACTTTGAtatttatgtagaaaataaaatttaagtgtaAGATAAGGAGTAAGAATAAATGCACAAATTACAAATTGCCCCACCCCTGTAATTTGTAGTGTTTATCAGATTAAAATCTGaacatcattttttcttcttttccatcctttttttttcctttttgtatttttaatcgaTTTCTAGGATGTATGTAGAtgggatgtaaaaaaaaaagtgaattttactTACCAATGGAAGGGAAAATGGCCAACACCTTAGCTCATGTAGGAACCTCATGATCACTCATTCCCATGGTTTATTTCTCTATATTACcaccacaaacaaaaacaaaaacaatcgtTCAATCTATCTGACGTCTAAATTCATTCATAAATTAGGTAAATGACAGAAGTTACAGGTAGAAGGATTGAAATTCCAGCTTCTTCTTGAATAGAGAAGAAACTAAGACACAACCTCCAGGGTGTGAGAACAAGAGGTAGTTGATCAAAACACCCTTGTTTCAGAAGACAGGTTTTATATTTGCCTTAGTTCAAATGGGAATAGGGTCCCTGGAGTTAATCTTCTGATTAAAAGGAtctattgaatatattatttaaagtcCTTCTGTGTTGCATGAGGGATTTAGGAAACTCTCAAGAACTTAATGACTCCCTTAAGGCATTTAACTTTTTGAAAGTtccaataaaatgaagaaaatatgaggcaagaataagtaaaaacaaacaaacaaaaaatccagaaTATATGATCTAtgaaaaaatgcaagaaaatcgATAGTGATGTCTGCTTGGTGCTTTGGCAAGGGAAGCTTTTCAGAACATGTAAGCTGGGCCTCGGCTAtaagtaacacacacacatagatgtGTGCACACAAAGTCAAAATTCACACTTAAGTAGGATTTCAGGTAGTAGAGTAAGACCTGATCAAAAACAATGTATTCCTTTATTAACTTGAGTTATAGAATGCTgccaaagcaaattaaaaaactaTTGTTTCTTCAAAGGCTACCTTAAAATGAATTTGACTGCTCatcccttatttttttaatttgaactaaatatattggggtgactatggttttttcctttgctaaattccttcaccattttttttgtatttttctgaagttggaaacggggaggcagtcagacagactcctgcatgcacctgaccgggatccacccacatgcccaccagggggcaatgctctgcccatctagggcattgctttgttgcaaccagggccattctagcacctgaggcagagccatcctcagtgcccgggccaactttgttccaatggagccatggctgcgggaggggaagagagagacagagaggaaggagagagggaggggtggaaaagcagatgggcacttctcctgtgtgacctggccaggaatcaaacctgggactcctgcacaccagactgacactctaccactgagccaactggcaagggcctcttcaccttttttactcatCCCCTCATTCCCATCACTTCTAAGTGAATAGAAATGCCATCATAcatttgcacaatggaatactactgagctataaaaaaaaaagattttaccttttgcaaaaatatggacagagctggagagcattatgtgaagtgaaataaaccaggcagagaaagacaactatcatatgatctcacttatatgtggaacctaatgaataaagtgaactaAGAAACAAgatggaaacagactcacagatatcTTCAGTCTAGCATGCTTTCGCTAATAGAaaatttgggggttttttgccTTTACCTTTAAAAGAATTATGAGTGTTTCTGGTAGCCATATTTCATACATATGGATGAAATAAGAAATATCCTTTGTTCTTTGTTCTAAAGACAATTAAAGTTTCcttctaaaatgcaaatttccTAAATCTCTAAATTAAAAGCTAATACAGCAGGTGGTAGGGTTAAGAATTAGATGATATTCTAAGCATAAGTTAGGCCAAAAGATGATCTATTATTTTAGAAGACCTAGAATATTTCAAGTAtctgatattttctatttcctttaaaacATATCGTTCATTCCCAGTCTATATATGAAgaattatataagaaatatatgtaCTAAATATAAAGAGCAACAGAATATGGAACGACATTTCGTAGTTTGTGTATCTGACAAGGCACTTATATTCACAATACATTTCAAAATACTGCCAATCGATAAGAAATTGACAAGTAAGACAAttaaatgcaaaagaaatgagaaaagagacTTTATAATAAGAGAAATTCAAAATACCaacaaggaaatataaaaatattcaatatttttaactcaaatatttctccttttaaaattaaattgattaGGGTGACATAGGTCTCAAGTGGACAATCAATAAGACATCTGCATCATGTGCTTATCAcctcaagcaaagtctctttctctccacaCTTGTCTTTCCCTTTGCACACTTCCTCTTGTCCGCACCCCCTTTGCCCTCAGCCCATCGCCATATTGTATCtgtgcttctgtgtgtgtgtgtgtgtgtgtgtgtgtgtgtgtgtgtgtgtgtgtgtgtgtgtgtgtatatagcttaaatctcttcactttttttcatCCAGTCCCAGAAACTGCCTCCCCTCTGATGGCTGTCAGTCTTTTCTGGGTATCTGTTTCTGGTAGAAATGCAGACGggtgctgccactgtggaaaacagtatggagcttcctcaaaaaattaaaaatggccctggatggatagcttggttggttagagcatcatcccacagCTCAGgcgttgccggtttgatccccagtcagtgcacatacaggaacagactgatgttcctttctcactctctctttcttcctccctctcacaGATCaacttaaataaaattctttaattaaaagtggaactaccttttgaatcagcaatcccacttctgggaatgtagCAGAAGAAACCTAAATCACaggtttgaaagaatatatgcacccctgtgttcattgcaccattatttgtaatagctaaaatctggaaacaacccaagtgcccatcagttgatgagtgaataaaaaagctgtggcacatttacacaataggCTATTATgcggccataaaaaaaaaaagaaaagaaaaagaaatcttaccttttgtgacaatgtCTACATACATTTTTGGTTGTCTTACATGGGGAGGAGTGATGCTGCTGACATCTAGTGTTACTTATCATGAACAGGTGCCTCCACAACAAAAATTCCATGAGTCCACACTGGCAATAATACCAAGGTTAAAAACCCTGACTTAGTTtgccaatttttgtttttatgtgtgaTAATTGGCATAGACAATTTTTCATGGAGTATCTCACTACTAGATTTATGTTTTTTCTGCTAACTTTTATTCCTTCCTTGTAGTGTAATATTAAATTAATCAAGATTTCACTGTTGAATTTTGCCTTGTTTATTAGTCTTTTACCCAGGtactttaaataaacatttaattgtttgcaagataaattttaatatatctttttcttattagaatttttaaaaaggagattcGAGTCGGTGGTAGAGTGAATGGAAATGACCTTCACGTCTGAGGACAAAAGTGGGTAACAACCGAAATATAGAACAGTCACCCTGAATAACCAACAGAAGTCTAGCTGAAAAGAATCTGTAAAATTGGTAACTTACCACACCTCACATTGGAGAAAACTAtcaacagtttatttattttttctatcatttatgtCATTTTCATCCTACGTCTTGCTTCTCCATGTTAAAATTCCCTTAGAAAATCGTTTTGGTATGGCTttcatcagtaaatatttttaaatttatttttaattatagttgacacacTGTATCATATTAGTGTTAAgtttacaacatagtgattcGATACTGATGGACCTCAATAAATCTAATACCCATCTGtcaacatacatagttattatgatATCACTGACTCTATTCCATATGCTGTAACTTTATATCCCACAACTGATTTTATATCTAAGTTTGTATCTCTTAATCATTCAAtatcctttaatatttttctgcacATTTACCCTGTGGATGTTTTTCTTCATTATGTTCTGTATTTACTTTGGGATAACTTCTTCATGCATAACTTTTTTTTGGCATTTCTGTCATATAGTCTGAAAGACTCTCTCAGCTTTTGCTTATAGAGaatatctttctctttcctgtctattttttttaagacttttcccCTGGGGATTGAATTTCAgatatttactttcttttgttttcataattttttttgtttgttgttttttttgtttctttttttttttttttttttttttttttgttttcatacttttaaaataccAACTCATTTGCTCTCTATTTTATAATGTCTTTATAAAGTTGACCCTGTTTCTTACTGTTGTTTCTTTGACCACGAAGTGTCCATGTGTGGGTTTTCAGGATTTtttgacttttttcattttttattattctttttccaagtcagaggcagggagatagagagacagactcctacacacagcccgaccaggatccacctggcaacccccatctggggcagatgctctgtccattgagagcatgctgcaactgagctatttttagcacctgaggtggaggtacCACAGAGCCCTTCTCACTTCAGTGACCAATGCACTTAAACCAATGGAGTCATGcatgtgggagggcaagagagagagagatagagagagagaagtggaaggggaggagtagaaagcagatggtcaattctcctgtgtgtcctgactgggagaCATACGTGGGACATCTACaagccaggccgaagctctagcactgagccaaccagccagggcactttcTACTTTGAATATTCTGCCCTTCTTGAATATGTCTGTTGAAGATTTtccagttttgaaaaataaatagtccctttatcttaaaatatttattgtatctactctctctttttctgaataATACGtgctgttttatcttttaatatatttttgtctgtacttcagtttatataatttatattggcTTATGTTTGAGATTATTAATCCTGTTTTATGCTTTGTCTAATATGCtctaatttcttcttttacattcttattttcagcttttgtggaaattattttcacagaatactatttcttttggtttttaaaaacagctttattaaatataattaatatgcaAAACACCCTGCACCTATTTAATACATAGAATTTGATGAATACAAACAAATTCATACACCTGTGAAGtcatcaccacaatcaaaatAATAGATACAGTTATCACCTCTAAAAGTTTCttcatgtttctttgttttattttcctattgtggGACCAGTTGGTATAAGATCTAaccactttttctttaaattgaatttattatggtgacattggttaacaaaattatagatttcagttgcacaattctacatcatccatagaatatatttttttgtattcacCACTGCAAGTCAAATCTCTGTACATCACAATTTATCACCCCTATAACCTCTTCTAtcttttaacacatttttaaatacacaaaCAGTAATTTTAACTATAGGCAGTATGTTgtacagcagatctctagaatttattcatcttgtATAACTGAAAATGTATATCCTGGAACAATAGTTCCCTAACCCCTTCTCCCACCACCCACAGTTACACCCTCCATGAGTCCTGTAGCACTATTCACAAAagcaaagatatggaaaaaaCATGTGGTATATTCCTACAATAGAGTATTATTCatccttaaaaaagagaaaaaccttgccatttgtgataacatgggtTAACCTGGAAAACATTACACTAAGTACTAAGTGAGATAaatcagtcacaaaaagacaaatacagccTGATTACACTTGGAGGAGGTTTTTAAAATAGCAACTTCATAGCAATACCTAAGACagtgtttctgtttaaatttatttaattctcttttgAAATAGTTCATCTTAAACAATATTCCTAGCatgtttctctattttcttcAATATGTTAATCACAGTATTTTTTGAAGCAGTTTGCTACCTCCAGCATGTGGCTCTTCTGTGGTCCAGTTTACGTTTTgtgcttcttttttcatttttatatttttgactttttctatgaataaaaggtTCATACTCTGACTTGTCCCTGTTTCAGGGGTATGGATATGCCTAGATGTTTAGAttgaggtctctctctctctctccccctctccttctctctcctttctctcttcagtCCGTAAGCACAGACTTAAAGCTGTTCAAAAGTCTAGCAAATGTCTTGAGAATGCAAACATTATATTTGTTGTGACTCCCCCTCTAGCTGGTTGTGTATCTTCTGAACACAACAAACCAGTTTCTTATACTCTTCCCTCATTCCATTCACTCCAGCCTCTTGTGAGGAAGAGAAGGTATGTGTTTAAGCTCCTATAAAATCTAATTCATCTTTCGGTCTACATAACTGCTTACATACAGCTCCactctcctctcttttccctAAACAGTCACAGGGCACAAGTTCAGAATCAGTAGGTTCTCTTTTTGGCAGATCActgtatttcatatttatatttttggggaCACCACCAAAAGTTCCTTCCTGATTTCAGAAGTTCTCCATTTAAGTCTGTTCACCTATCtactatttatcatctatctttctaaatatctatttattatctatctatctatctatctatctatctatctatctatctatctatgtatctatctatgtatgtatctatctatctatcatctctctatctctctgatcTATCTCCTGTCTATCATccattgtctgtctgtcttctatATCTATGTACGTGTTTGGTCCATGCCTGGTGAGGCCCAGAATATGGCTAATGCTCTGGAAGAAAATGCTACTGTATGTTGTGAAACTGGAAAGTATCTGACAAAAGCTCTACTGGCTCCTCTGAGAGCTCGAAGAACTCTCTGTGCATCACAAACCTGCATTTTCAAGAGTCCCCTGCATCAGTCAGATAAAAGTCCGCACACTTTTCCATGTCTACGCCTCTCTGAGTATGAACCACTCCTTTTCTCTTATTCTGTAAGAGCTACTGTCAACAGAAGTAGTATGTATCTTGTCTTGCTTTTGCTGTTTTAATCATAAGCTACTCCCTCCATCCAGAAGTAAAAATATGCTATCATATTGTAAGCACTTTCCCTTATGTTTTCctaacattttcattttgaaatattttaaacttacagaAGAGATTCAAGAATAGTACAAATTTGCAAAAATAGTCAACTATCATTCATGTCTCATATTGCGTGAGGGCATCTTGATTGTAGTTCTGTTTCTGATTATATACCTgtgacagaattttctttttaattatctaCTTGCAGGTTACTGTTATGTTAACAAAGCCACCGACAAGGCTCAGTCAAGCTCCATATTGATTTCCTCCATATTGATTTCTTTGCAGCATCTTTCACATTCTTATTCCT is drawn from Saccopteryx leptura isolate mSacLep1 chromosome 1, mSacLep1_pri_phased_curated, whole genome shotgun sequence and contains these coding sequences:
- the LOC136388648 gene encoding olfactory receptor 5J3-like; the encoded protein is MADVNFTLLTEFILVGLTERAELKVFLFMLFLLIYIISLVGNLGMLFLIQVTPKLQTPMYHFLSCLSFVDACYSSVFAPKMLLNFFVEQETISFPACIVQYFLFVSLLTTEGFLLAVMAYDRYMAIVNPLLYTVAMTKTVCVALVIGSCIGGLINSLTHTIGLMKLSFCGPNVISHFFCDLPPLLKLSCSDTSMNELLLLIFSGVIAIITFLTVMISYVFIVAAILKIRSAAGRRKAFSTCASHLTAVTLFYGSISFSYIQPSSQYSLEQEKVVSVLYTLVIPMLNPLIYSLRNKEVKEAVKRAIAMKYFPC